The Setaria viridis chromosome 9, Setaria_viridis_v4.0, whole genome shotgun sequence sequence AGGAACTACCACGGCATCCAGATCAGATCCGAGCGGTACGGATCCGGAAGGGGCGTGATAGAAGAGGGgaggcgcccgcggcggcgtccacgTACCTCCAGAACTCCTCGACGGTGTCGAAGGTGTAGGCCTTCTTGAGGGAGGTGCCCCACGCAGCGCCGGGCTTGGGCTTCGACTGGATGTCGTACCAGAAGGTCCACTGCCGGTGCAGCTTGTGCGGCCccttcgcctccgccgcggcgccgccctcggtcgccgccacctccgggGTCGTCGCCGCCACAGCCGCCGGCGCAGTCTCAACCTCCGCCatgtcgcgccgccgccgccgccgccgcttttcGAGGGTTttttggggggagggggggaggggtgGGGAGAGAAGATACGAGAGAGAAGAGATAGAGAGAGGTGTTGCGGCTCTGTCGAGAGACGTGAAGGAATACGGAAGAAGGCTTCGGGCCTTTTGGGGAGTGTGAGAGTCGGCCGGCGTGGGGTGGGTGGGTTGCAGAGGCGTGCGCGTTTTTGACCGGGCTCCGGCCCAGTTTACGTTGAATTGCATCGAACATTTTCTTCAGCTCGCTTACAGCTTCATACTAGGGATTACACAGGGAGTTGATTCCCTAAAAAATGCGCCTGAGCAACAGTTAACTGACATGAATACAGAATACATCACATACACTGAATGCTCGGAGCATAAGTACCATGACAGAGAATACAACACGCACACTGGAAGGTACTTGAAATTCGAACAGAAAGCAATGTGGCGTTAAAAACCATTATAGGGTTATTACCAAATTACAGCAATACTTTTACAAGAGATGTACAGAACCTTTTCATGACCTCAAATTGTCATGCAGGTGGACAATTACCACTCGTTGGGTAACTGGTTACAGTGACCCCATCTGTGTAGTATCACCTAAATATTATACACCCTAGCCTAAAATTGCCAAGGCTCATACTTGAGCTTTTGCTATTGCCGTTCAATTTTCGATGGACCACAAAAGGAAAAGTACAGGGGTATGAGAACATATCAATTTTCCTAAAACGAGAAGAATGGGCACCATCTATGTATCGTGCTTGAGTATCAAAAGGCCCTATTCAAGCTAAGTTTCTTGTGGTTGAACAAAACGGTGGTTgcactgtatttttttttttatgtGCTGACTTTCTCCTGGTCCTCAgaaaactgcaagtgttgtATCCTGTATGGTTACAAATCATGGAAGAGACGCCTAATTTGTTCAACAGTGGCAGGCATCAGCGTGACAGGACACCTTTTATGCTGTAGCACAAGACAATGCCATATAAGCTGATGATGGACAGACAATGTGGCTGAAATATATTATATCTGTATCTGATATGGTAGAACCCACCTGAGACACGGACTTGAATATGCAACTGTAGCAAAAAACAAAACCAGAAACAGAGAGAACAGAGGGGTTGGCGCGCTTCTGGCAGCACAGGGGGCACAGTGTCTTGTCAGATGGCAAGGGAATCCCATCTTTGGCAACCTAATAAAAATGTTGCAGACCCATATGAGTTTGTAATCATGAACTAAGATTTCGTTATTTAACAGTTCAACACAAAATATATGGACTATAGAGAAAACAACACATTTCAGAATACTTGCAAAATCACGGGTTGACTATGTCACAAGAGAATGGTTTCAGCTCTTTGCAAGCAAGCGTAGAATAAATAGATATACCTTTGGAGTTGGtggcggagggggcggtggaTATACAGTCGGAGCTGACATTCTTTCTTCAGCAGATTGGTACCACCACTCCATCATCTAAGGTAAGATTACCAAAAGGAGAACATTAAGTACAGTTCTGTAATTGAAATCATGCTTTTTCATATGGAGGTCTAACACAGGGATAGAACTAATCAACTAATAGTCCATCTAGATGTGTAAAAAAGTTTGCAAACATCATCAAGTAAGGACTTTGATTTCTTAGTCATTTCAATATTCAACAGGTTTAAGGATGCCTTCTAGGAATTATTTCTCACATTAGTTTCAAATCAAAGTatttataaaataaatacaaaacATTCTAAATCAGCAGTCTGCCTGTAAGAAAATATTCGAAGTCGTGAGAGAACATTAAAGATAGGTTCTCTGTGACAGGAACTTGCAGAACAGACCTTGAAAAAGAAGACTGCAGCAATTAAACCTGTTTGTGCATAATCTAGAGTTGTGTACATACAACTAAGGAACACCCGTTGCACAGCCTGCAGAGGTCATACAAAAAAGTTCTTGTCACGAGTTAGGACTCAAAAATTCATACGTGAAACCAATACGGCTAATGAGTACCATTCGTCCTCTTGTACCTTGAGCCATGGTGGACCACGAAGTCTCTCAAGTTCACGATTTCTAATCCTTGATATCCTAGAAGATGAATCCATCTTATTCAGATGATGAAAGACAATATATTAGGCACATTATCATATCAATAAATGGAAGTGGAAATGTATTTGCCCACTGATTAGTGCTTCCAATGATTAAAAAAGGTTTTTGGTAGGAAAAAAAGGTGATTAAAAAAGGGTGCCACGTGATATGAAAAAACATGTTGGTAAATATGCAATGATGAGATTCTAAATATGCCTCTGCATAATTTGATAATAAATACACCAATAAAAAGAAAGTGTGAAGCACAATACCAGCTCTTGTCCAGTAGCACGACAAACGTGAAGCCCTAGCACATGCAGTGCTGGACTATAAAAAGCAGTGGCATCCAACAGATACAGCAGCTGGTATGCAAACGAGAAACCTGCAAAACAAGGATGCCATTGCCATATGTGAAACTCTACTGCCCACCTGATGAAACAAACAAGCAGGCATTGCATAATTCTTTTGATTACATGAAACACAAATGAAATTGGGTTATACTGGACAAATAGACCAAAAAACACTAGCAATGCAAAACTAAAATGACAAGATCACAAGAGTCAAGAAAAGGATTACTCTTGGCAAAAAAAAGTCAAGAAAGGATGATACAAAGGAAGAACTGATTGTGATTCTTTTTACTGGTGCTTCATAACAATAATATGGAATAATCAGCTCCTTGAAGTGAATAAAGACAGAACAACACAGAAATTACTTATAACTTATACTGGATAAAGATCCATGGGAGTAGCTGGTAAACAAACCTTCATTAGTTGCATGAATCCATGGATAGCAAACACCTATGAGTGAGGCAAAGTTCTTCTTAAAACGTGTCAAGTTTGACACTTCATCGGTTGTAGGGTCATTCTGTGCTTGAGAAGTCTGCTCCTGATCTAATACAAAGCCAGCTTCATCAAACCTCACATCATCCTGACCCCAAAGAGTTGCCTGCAACCTGGCTTCCCTTTCTTTATTGTATATAGACTGCAACTTTGACTTAAAGTATggcaaaacaacctacaatacATCAGCAAAAGTTCAGAATAAAGAGGAGAAATATTCCATTATTATATAAAGGAAAATTTTGGTACACATTGATTTATATCAAAAGTTCAATATACATAGTATCTAATTATCTTAGACACAATTCAAGTTTTAGACGGTTACATTTTGGGAATGGCACAATACATGGAGTCATGGACTACTGAAATCAGAAATTAAcatttccaaacaaaaaaagataaaacaggaaggcattttttaaaaaaaattattcataaGGTAATTTCTACTGAGCAGTGTTAAATGGGCACAGGTGTGGATGTGAGTGTCTGATCTGGCAGATTTTTTTGGGACACGCCAAAAGCCATGTGGAATCCGACATGAGTGAAGGGTGTCTGACTcagaaaaaataagaaaaagggTGTCTGGATAATACTGCTACTTAATTGCATCCCCAATATGTCTTGAAGCATGACATGAACCAATTATCAAAAATAAAACGTATGAAGAAATAAGAATATTATATATCCTTATAGCAGCTGGGTAACACATGAAACAATTGTGCCACATATATCACAATAAACTAACAAGAAGATTGAAAACTGAAAGTTAGTAATACAGTAACCGCATTAGGGCCATAACTAGGGCAAAAGGCATTTCTGATATACATACCGTATAACTAGTTGGTTGTTATAGTAGAAGAAATAAGCTCAATCTTAATAAGAAACTCATGGTGCAAACCAGAATAGAAATATCTCATGAGTCCAGAAATTCAAGTCATGGTACT is a genomic window containing:
- the LOC117836360 gene encoding peroxisome biogenesis protein 12; this translates as MLFQVGGQGARPTFFEMSAAQQLPASLRAALTYSLGVFALRRPLLHKVLDYEDEFFALLMGVLESHSLRTTDGSFSESLYGLRRRPVKVSVKKSPGTESSDKVYDSALMKRQKILSVVFLVVLPYFKSKLQSIYNKEREARLQATLWGQDDVRFDEAGFVLDQEQTSQAQNDPTTDEVSNLTRFKKNFASLIGVCYPWIHATNEGFSFAYQLLYLLDATAFYSPALHVLGLHVCRATGQELMDSSSRISRIRNRELERLRGPPWLKAVQRVFLSCMYTTLDYAQTGLIAAVFFFKMMEWWYQSAEERMSAPTVYPPPPPPPTPKVAKDGIPLPSDKTLCPLCCQKRANPSVLSVSGFVFCYSCIFKSVSQHKRCPVTLMPATVEQIRRLFHDL